In the genome of Nitrospira japonica, one region contains:
- a CDS encoding PhzF family phenazine biosynthesis protein produces the protein MDSGRRSLKFYQADVFTTQPFGGNPVAVFPDAKGLSDDQLQQIAREMNLSETVFVFPPLDPAAVVRLRIFTPTQEIPFAGHPVVGTMFVLTSLGLIATSDPVTRVVQECNIGLFPVDLHVRDGRVLRVVMTQPAPQFLETVDDTEDLYKVANALGIAKHTIADTKWPLVVVSTGLPVLMVPVRTLTAVRSIRPDSSAIIELCRQFGANGLMVFTTMTVEPFATVHARMFAPSIGIMEDPATGSAAGALGSYLVQHGVVDVGPMTEITIEQGYEIERPSRILVQVESDDDMIQTVKVGGQCVMVVEGTLNF, from the coding sequence ATGGATTCCGGACGCCGCTCGCTGAAGTTCTACCAAGCCGACGTCTTCACGACCCAACCCTTCGGCGGAAACCCGGTGGCCGTGTTTCCCGACGCGAAAGGGCTGTCGGACGACCAATTGCAGCAAATCGCGCGGGAGATGAACCTGTCCGAAACCGTGTTCGTCTTTCCTCCCCTCGATCCTGCAGCGGTCGTGCGGCTGCGCATCTTCACCCCGACGCAAGAGATTCCCTTCGCCGGCCATCCGGTCGTGGGCACCATGTTCGTCCTGACCTCGCTGGGGTTGATTGCCACCTCCGACCCGGTCACGCGCGTCGTGCAGGAGTGCAACATCGGACTCTTTCCCGTCGATCTGCACGTGCGGGACGGCCGCGTGCTCCGCGTCGTGATGACACAACCGGCGCCCCAGTTTCTGGAGACCGTCGACGACACCGAAGACCTCTATAAAGTCGCCAATGCGCTGGGCATTGCCAAACACACGATCGCGGACACCAAGTGGCCTCTCGTGGTCGTTTCAACCGGTCTGCCGGTCTTGATGGTGCCGGTGCGGACCCTGACGGCAGTCCGATCGATCCGGCCCGATTCGTCGGCGATCATCGAGCTGTGCCGGCAGTTCGGCGCCAACGGCCTCATGGTGTTCACGACGATGACGGTCGAGCCGTTTGCCACGGTTCACGCGCGAATGTTCGCGCCGTCCATCGGCATTATGGAGGATCCCGCGACCGGTAGCGCCGCGGGCGCGCTGGGCTCCTACTTGGTGCAGCACGGCGTCGTCGATGTCGGCCCCATGACCGAGATCACGATCGAGCAGGGGTACGAAATCGAGCGTCCTTCGCGGATTCTGGTGCAGGTAGAGTCGGACGACGACATGATTCAGACGGTCAAGGTGGGGGGGCAGTGCGTCATGGTTGTTGAAGGGACGTTGAACTTCTAA
- a CDS encoding CBS domain-containing protein, whose amino-acid sequence MSTVAKIMKKPVKSVGPTTSVVSAAKTMKSSRIGALLVKKGKQFVGIVTDTDVVRRAVSSGKPLGKLTVQKIMTSPVCTLEGSQSVDDAQDMMGDLGVRHLAVTQNGNIVGIVSVRDLLMHYKRYAQSKIPQVEQYSEPKIGQD is encoded by the coding sequence ATGTCGACAGTGGCGAAGATCATGAAGAAGCCGGTCAAGAGCGTCGGTCCGACGACCTCGGTTGTCAGCGCGGCCAAAACCATGAAGTCGTCCCGCATCGGGGCGCTCTTGGTGAAGAAGGGCAAGCAGTTCGTCGGCATCGTGACGGATACCGACGTTGTCCGGCGCGCGGTCTCCAGCGGCAAGCCGCTGGGCAAGCTGACCGTCCAAAAAATCATGACCTCCCCGGTGTGTACCCTTGAAGGCAGCCAATCGGTGGACGACGCGCAGGACATGATGGGAGATCTGGGCGTGCGCCATCTCGCGGTGACGCAGAACGGGAACATCGTCGGCATCGTCTCGGTGCGCGATCTGCTGATGCATTACAAACGCTATGCGCAGTCGAAGATCCCGCAGGTGGAGCAGTATTCCGAACCAAAGATCGGACAGGATTAG
- a CDS encoding dihydrofolate reductase family protein: protein MAKLVFGMNQSLDGYVDHMAFAPGPTLFRHFIEEAQGQAGSVYGRHMYEIMRYWDDDHPEWSADEHAFAAAWRNQPKWVVSRSLKSVGPNARLVGDDIEGAIRKLKVECDGEIEVAGPNLARSLTELGLIDEYRIYLHPVVLGHGKPYFAGPRPRLRLMTNDRMGEDVIRLTYVPA from the coding sequence ATGGCTAAGCTCGTGTTCGGAATGAACCAGTCCCTGGATGGCTACGTCGATCATATGGCGTTTGCGCCAGGCCCCACCCTCTTCCGCCACTTCATCGAGGAGGCTCAGGGGCAGGCAGGCAGTGTGTACGGGCGCCACATGTATGAAATCATGCGTTACTGGGACGACGATCATCCTGAATGGAGTGCAGATGAACATGCCTTCGCGGCGGCGTGGCGGAACCAGCCGAAATGGGTCGTCTCGCGCTCGTTGAAGTCGGTCGGCCCGAACGCCAGGCTTGTTGGGGATGATATTGAGGGCGCGATCCGCAAGCTGAAGGTCGAGTGCGACGGGGAGATCGAGGTTGCCGGGCCGAACTTGGCGCGAAGCCTCACCGAACTTGGCCTGATCGATGAGTATCGCATCTACCTGCACCCCGTCGTACTTGGTCACGGCAAGCCGTATTTCGCGGGACCCCGGCCGCGACTTCGCCTTATGACGAATGATCGGATGGGCGAAGATGTGATCAGATTGACCTACGTTCCTGCGTAG
- a CDS encoding VOC family protein, with protein MGRRYDHVDVRVRSLNKVREFYRTILPALGFTHKVDLDGWLQFEAADHVEAREFFGVTESASHVPNECRIAFWAESTNEVDRLADIVIRAGARNVEGPGYDEGLGYYAVFFEDPDGNHLEICHREEGSR; from the coding sequence ATGGGACGACGATACGATCATGTTGATGTAAGAGTGCGTAGTCTGAACAAGGTCCGTGAATTTTACAGGACCATCTTGCCGGCGCTCGGATTCACGCACAAGGTAGACCTCGATGGCTGGCTACAGTTCGAAGCCGCCGATCATGTCGAGGCGAGGGAGTTTTTCGGCGTCACGGAATCCGCCAGCCATGTTCCGAACGAGTGCCGCATTGCGTTCTGGGCCGAGAGCACAAACGAGGTCGACAGGCTTGCAGATATCGTTATCCGAGCAGGTGCTCGCAATGTCGAAGGCCCTGGTTACGATGAAGGCCTAGGATACTACGCGGTCTTTTTCGAAGATCCCGATGGCAATCACCTTGAGATTTGCCATCGAGAAGAAGGATCCAGATGA
- a CDS encoding serine/threonine-protein kinase, protein MGVVYQVETVPAREVVALKLCFSDDDSMIKRFAREVRFMASVNHPHVMQVISQNTDYLPAYFTMPLAQQSISAEIIKGLSEEETLNIFKQICLGVQAIHNAGGTHRDIKPDNIMRMMDGNVVISDFGLIKLDPRDTTTLTQTAAFLGTRVYCAPEQLIPGGSRGADARTDVYQLGKTLYEMLTKETPALIERSKIPSGLTYIIEKATQQQPDNRYQSVGSLLDAVLSYVSSKSPGASPDQEYELIIQEITGLAERGQYQTENLEKLMVVLLRFAGEPETFIEQFDRIPREVLPVLARHLSPSLHRVLVSYRQIIESAIGNYSFSYAEVVANKMKAIFDHAEEPSIKAAAIAATLIAAVKCNRFAAMDVFSSMITSIRKSEDAIAIADILNEEIGYYEVIASQVPRSKIHAAIRRVYDAAVAKG, encoded by the coding sequence ATGGGTGTCGTTTATCAGGTGGAGACTGTACCAGCGAGAGAAGTGGTGGCCCTGAAGCTTTGCTTTTCGGATGACGATTCAATGATTAAGCGCTTCGCAAGAGAAGTTCGATTCATGGCCAGCGTCAATCACCCCCATGTAATGCAGGTCATTTCTCAAAATACTGATTATTTGCCTGCGTATTTCACGATGCCCCTCGCTCAACAATCGATTTCTGCTGAAATCATTAAGGGACTATCTGAAGAGGAGACGCTAAATATATTCAAACAAATCTGCTTGGGAGTACAAGCAATTCACAATGCAGGGGGCACCCATAGAGATATCAAGCCAGATAACATTATGCGAATGATGGATGGAAATGTGGTTATCTCGGATTTCGGCTTGATAAAGTTAGATCCTAGAGATACTACCACTCTCACTCAAACAGCAGCTTTTCTGGGTACCCGTGTGTACTGTGCGCCTGAGCAACTAATACCCGGTGGGAGCCGCGGTGCGGATGCAAGGACAGACGTCTATCAGTTGGGAAAAACACTGTATGAAATGCTCACAAAGGAGACACCTGCGCTAATAGAGCGAAGCAAAATTCCTTCTGGTTTGACCTATATCATTGAGAAAGCAACGCAACAGCAGCCCGATAATCGATACCAATCAGTTGGAAGCTTGTTAGACGCGGTCCTGAGCTATGTCTCCTCGAAGTCACCTGGAGCTAGCCCCGATCAAGAATACGAGCTTATCATCCAGGAGATAACTGGTCTTGCAGAGCGGGGGCAGTATCAAACGGAAAATCTCGAAAAGCTTATGGTTGTTCTTCTTCGATTTGCAGGCGAGCCAGAGACATTCATCGAGCAATTTGATCGCATTCCCAGAGAAGTACTGCCTGTGCTGGCTAGGCATCTGTCGCCATCCCTCCATCGCGTCCTAGTTTCCTACAGACAGATAATTGAGTCAGCGATTGGAAATTATAGCTTTTCCTATGCAGAGGTCGTTGCTAATAAGATGAAGGCCATTTTTGATCATGCAGAGGAGCCGTCTATAAAAGCAGCTGCAATCGCTGCCACACTAATAGCGGCAGTAAAGTGTAATCGCTTTGCAGCCATGGATGTGTTCTCTTCGATGATTACCTCGATCAGAAAGTCTGAGGACGCAATCGCGATCGCTGATATTCTGAACGAGGAGATTGGCTACTATGAAGTGATCGCGTCGCAAGTGCCGAGATCAAAAATACATGCTGCCATTCGGCGAGTTTATGATGCTGCAGTGGCAAAAGGTTGA
- a CDS encoding SdiA-regulated/phytase-like domain-containing protein: MSRKLELIREEKLFRLLPGRTKHSRLEASGVALVDDTTALVVFDNLNQVARINLSLKHHATNTLLPAPSLGSGFEDISIDQRHRRVFCQVESVEDFDGLLRGFVAEYDEGARFIRCTRLPSPLTKHNKGFEGLAHMWRGRREYLYALCEAGHNGKGRIEVFVRARDGGWKASHRILLPPKAEFEDYAALAYRDRRLAVVSQASARLWVAQIDEKARAVTPESEAVYRFPSKSYGNVEGIAWLDRHTLVAVSDRKKKRQPGRCSDKDQSIHLFRIPAR, translated from the coding sequence GTGAGCCGAAAACTCGAACTGATTCGTGAGGAAAAGCTCTTCCGCCTTCTACCGGGCAGGACGAAGCATAGCCGGCTGGAAGCGAGCGGAGTCGCACTCGTCGACGACACCACTGCGCTAGTTGTGTTCGACAATCTCAATCAGGTGGCGCGGATCAATCTTTCCCTCAAGCACCACGCGACTAACACGCTTCTACCCGCCCCAAGCTTAGGATCGGGATTCGAGGACATCAGCATCGACCAACGACACCGTAGAGTGTTCTGTCAGGTCGAGTCAGTGGAGGACTTCGATGGGCTGCTCCGAGGATTTGTGGCTGAATATGATGAAGGCGCGCGCTTCATCCGCTGTACCCGGCTGCCTTCCCCGCTGACAAAGCACAACAAGGGCTTCGAAGGTCTCGCCCACATGTGGCGCGGCCGCAGGGAATACCTGTATGCGCTCTGTGAGGCCGGTCACAACGGCAAGGGTCGCATCGAAGTTTTCGTTCGCGCCCGGGATGGTGGCTGGAAGGCCTCGCACCGGATCCTACTGCCCCCAAAGGCTGAGTTCGAGGACTATGCGGCTCTCGCATATCGCGACCGCCGGCTTGCCGTGGTCTCGCAGGCCTCCGCCCGCCTGTGGGTCGCTCAGATCGATGAAAAGGCCCGAGCAGTGACGCCTGAGTCGGAGGCCGTCTACCGCTTCCCTAGCAAGAGCTATGGCAACGTTGAAGGCATTGCGTGGCTCGACCGGCACACCCTTGTGGCTGTCTCCGACCGGAAGAAAAAACGGCAGCCCGGTCGTTGCTCAGACAAGGATCAAAGCATCCATCTTTTTCGGATCCCCGCGAGATAG
- a CDS encoding aminoglycoside phosphotransferase family protein: MTRIHDNQPPDISYYCDKWTLSFPIRLAQTPTSALFRVTRLDQQAILKVLTPKGRTLEGNGSSALKCFQGPRAVKLLDSDDGAMLLEHLDGGELSHLVKQGSDAQAAHIICDVLDALHSYAGETPAGIQGLHHEFQSLFTRARGEKPDSIFRRAAKVAETLIATESNRRLLHGDIHHGNILKSSSRGWVAIDPQGLFGERTYDVANSFFNPDEVPHMVGTRERIDLLATIFSERLQVDRLRILQFAYAHGSLSASWHIDDGESPQWRLHMTSLIEKLL; the protein is encoded by the coding sequence GTGACACGCATCCACGATAACCAACCACCGGATATTTCGTACTACTGCGACAAGTGGACACTGTCCTTCCCCATTCGACTGGCCCAAACTCCCACCAGTGCTCTCTTTCGTGTCACCCGCCTGGATCAGCAAGCGATCCTCAAGGTCCTGACTCCAAAAGGCCGGACGCTTGAAGGGAATGGTTCCAGTGCCCTGAAATGCTTTCAAGGACCAAGAGCCGTCAAGCTACTGGACTCCGATGACGGGGCCATGTTGTTGGAACACCTCGACGGAGGCGAACTGTCACACCTGGTCAAGCAGGGGTCGGATGCTCAGGCCGCACACATCATCTGTGACGTATTGGACGCCCTTCACAGCTATGCAGGAGAAACTCCCGCTGGGATACAAGGGTTGCACCACGAATTCCAGTCGTTATTCACACGAGCACGAGGCGAGAAACCGGATTCCATCTTCCGGAGAGCGGCGAAGGTGGCGGAGACCCTCATCGCGACGGAATCGAACAGAAGGCTGCTTCACGGTGACATTCATCATGGGAATATCTTGAAGAGTTCATCGAGGGGATGGGTGGCCATCGATCCGCAAGGTCTATTCGGCGAAAGAACCTATGACGTGGCAAACTCATTCTTCAATCCGGACGAAGTGCCTCACATGGTGGGAACCAGAGAAAGAATCGACCTGCTTGCGACAATCTTTTCCGAACGCTTACAGGTCGATCGGCTGCGAATCCTTCAATTTGCCTATGCTCATGGCAGCTTAAGTGCCTCTTGGCACATTGACGACGGCGAAAGTCCGCAGTGGCGCCTGCACATGACATCGCTCATAGAGAAACTCTTGTAA
- a CDS encoding class I SAM-dependent methyltransferase, which produces MGAWSLPKHDYWSTPFAESLLKHLDLFTGATILDVASGHGIPAFYLAEHVGPSGQVLGIDVNARQVASARMIQGDQLRWLSFQCLDVRSLPANLPSFDRITGNLSVMFFRPDRFATLEGLSAHLKPGGQIVVTFPSLGTFDSLWRRVDQEMAVRQLRTERRRLEAYIAERPSAEEGRGWLHKLGFERIVVSEYPLEVVAGHGQAFLHDPLLRGGFLDDVYECFEDPRLADTVMTAVSEDVPSFVPLVAQRCVLSGWKP; this is translated from the coding sequence ATGGGGGCGTGGTCTCTTCCCAAGCATGATTACTGGTCGACGCCGTTCGCCGAATCGTTGCTCAAGCACCTGGATCTGTTTACAGGAGCGACGATTTTGGATGTGGCTTCGGGGCACGGAATTCCTGCCTTCTATCTTGCCGAGCATGTCGGTCCTTCCGGACAGGTGCTGGGGATCGATGTCAATGCGCGTCAGGTGGCGAGTGCGAGGATGATTCAAGGGGATCAGCTCCGGTGGTTAAGTTTCCAGTGTCTTGATGTGCGCTCGCTGCCAGCAAACCTGCCCAGTTTCGATCGAATCACTGGGAACCTGTCGGTCATGTTCTTCCGTCCCGATCGCTTTGCGACGCTCGAGGGTTTGTCAGCACACCTGAAACCGGGCGGGCAAATCGTCGTGACGTTTCCATCGCTTGGCACGTTCGATTCGCTGTGGCGGCGAGTTGATCAGGAAATGGCGGTGCGGCAGTTACGCACCGAACGACGTCGGCTTGAAGCCTATATCGCTGAACGACCGTCTGCTGAAGAAGGTCGTGGCTGGCTGCACAAGCTCGGCTTCGAACGCATTGTCGTCAGCGAATATCCCTTGGAAGTCGTGGCTGGTCACGGACAGGCCTTTTTGCATGATCCGTTGTTGCGCGGGGGATTTCTCGACGACGTGTACGAGTGCTTTGAGGACCCCCGACTGGCTGATACGGTCATGACAGCAGTGTCGGAGGATGTCCCGAGCTTCGTCCCGCTGGTCGCTCAGCGCTGCGTGCTGTCCGGATGGAAACCGTGA
- a CDS encoding B12-binding domain-containing radical SAM protein: MRIEYSKGQRASDELIQLHRKTSFEVSGRKMKVMLIFPPDWYPSEPYLSLPSLTAVLRRAGHTVIQKDVNLEMWDWYFSEDFLKKVLRKVPQQLDRLRKLSRKRELTDGEMDVQMALCDLTRQRIDELIKKAEQAKSIVRGDDKFYDIDRLEWAIQVFREVTSVISLVYAPARICMPPMETDLSYKVFVSSEVIDAVHDEQVNVYRDVFDHIVKPAIESEKPDVIGISIVLQQQMFSSMTFCALIKQHFPDIHITIGGNTVTRLRDVLPESPLFQYFDSAVVYEGETAFVQLVGAVGAKWDLSQVPNTIYKDDKGVHVSTLSYAEDMGELPPPDFDGLPLEKYFVPTRTLPYLATRGCYWGRCEFCDHGEGYTAGYRSKKIQDVLAEIKHLRDKYGARHFHFTDESYPPALFRKLARGLVDSKMDIFWTTHMRFEKSLLEDAVWQDAKDSGCRYLHFGYESGNERVLKLMDKATTTEIMTQHLKYTAEAGIWNHCMGFFGFPGETRDEAWQSVQFLEQNKDYVHSLGFGTFDLGRHNPVAKNPEKWGLTAYKNPDWDLALDYYFTVKNGLSIEEAERVFQEFERNHYAGWDLRLYIREYIFLYICKFGLVKLPDLQYRAVKTAGVQPTLAGKM, encoded by the coding sequence ATGCGGATTGAGTACTCCAAGGGTCAACGGGCGTCCGATGAGTTGATCCAGCTCCATCGCAAAACCTCCTTCGAAGTCAGCGGCCGGAAGATGAAGGTCATGCTCATCTTCCCGCCCGACTGGTATCCTTCCGAACCCTATCTCAGCCTTCCATCCCTCACTGCGGTGCTTCGGAGAGCCGGCCATACCGTCATCCAGAAAGACGTGAATCTGGAGATGTGGGACTGGTACTTCAGCGAGGACTTTTTGAAGAAGGTCCTCCGCAAGGTTCCCCAACAGCTCGACCGCCTCCGCAAGCTCTCCAGGAAGCGCGAACTGACCGATGGCGAAATGGACGTACAGATGGCGTTGTGTGACCTCACCCGCCAGAGAATCGACGAACTGATCAAGAAGGCTGAGCAAGCGAAGAGCATCGTACGTGGAGATGATAAGTTCTACGATATCGATCGGTTAGAATGGGCCATTCAAGTCTTTCGTGAAGTCACGTCGGTCATTTCGTTGGTCTATGCGCCGGCCCGCATTTGTATGCCGCCGATGGAGACCGACCTGTCATACAAGGTCTTCGTGTCGAGCGAGGTCATCGACGCAGTCCATGACGAACAGGTCAATGTCTACCGGGACGTGTTCGATCACATCGTGAAGCCGGCGATCGAATCGGAGAAGCCTGACGTGATCGGCATCTCCATCGTTCTCCAACAGCAGATGTTCTCGTCCATGACCTTCTGCGCGCTCATCAAGCAGCACTTTCCCGACATCCACATCACGATCGGCGGGAACACCGTGACGCGGCTGCGCGATGTCCTGCCGGAGTCGCCGCTGTTCCAATATTTCGACAGCGCGGTGGTCTATGAAGGGGAGACGGCCTTCGTCCAACTGGTCGGAGCCGTGGGAGCCAAGTGGGATCTCTCTCAGGTGCCCAACACCATCTATAAGGACGACAAGGGCGTCCATGTCTCGACCCTGAGCTATGCCGAGGACATGGGGGAGCTGCCTCCGCCGGATTTCGACGGGCTACCGCTGGAAAAATACTTCGTGCCGACGAGGACGCTTCCGTATCTGGCGACGCGCGGCTGCTACTGGGGCCGCTGCGAGTTCTGCGACCATGGCGAGGGCTATACGGCCGGCTACCGATCGAAGAAAATCCAGGACGTGCTGGCAGAAATCAAGCATCTGCGAGACAAATACGGCGCCCGGCATTTTCATTTCACCGATGAGTCGTATCCGCCGGCCCTCTTCCGCAAGCTGGCTCGTGGTCTGGTCGACAGCAAGATGGACATCTTCTGGACGACGCACATGCGGTTCGAGAAGAGCCTGTTGGAAGACGCCGTCTGGCAGGATGCAAAAGACTCGGGTTGCCGTTATTTGCACTTTGGCTATGAATCCGGCAACGAGCGGGTGTTGAAGCTGATGGACAAGGCGACCACGACCGAGATCATGACGCAGCACCTCAAGTACACGGCGGAGGCCGGTATCTGGAACCACTGCATGGGCTTCTTCGGGTTCCCCGGCGAAACGCGAGATGAAGCCTGGCAGTCGGTGCAGTTCCTGGAGCAGAACAAGGACTACGTCCATTCACTCGGCTTCGGCACGTTCGACCTCGGCCGGCACAACCCGGTGGCCAAGAACCCAGAGAAGTGGGGCCTGACGGCCTACAAGAACCCGGACTGGGACCTGGCGCTGGACTACTATTTCACCGTGAAGAATGGCCTGAGCATCGAAGAAGCAGAGCGGGTGTTCCAGGAATTCGAACGCAATCATTACGCGGGCTGGGATCTGCGCTTGTACATCAGGGAATATATCTTCTTGTACATTTGCAAATTCGGACTTGTGAAACTGCCGGACTTACAATACCGGGCAGTGAAGACGGCGGGCGTCCAGCCGACGCTGGCAGGTAAGATGTGA
- a CDS encoding B12-binding domain-containing radical SAM protein, which produces MSTTGLVQIDGLTPIKKEDHKTSKVMLLFPPEWVPTAPYLALPCLTAILRGAGHTVVQRDINIEMYDHFFTTEFLIWVRARQAMHLKALQMKEKRGELTDHEAGQLSILEQVMTLDVFDLAARAEEAKNVVRGQQFYEADKLEAALNSFRETMQFISSAYYPASLVFYPMESNLGYRPGVSKELLACLDDEQVNVYRDICNQLVLPSVSKEKPQVVGISIGTQMQLIAGLTFCKMIKETFPNVHIVVGGNVITRLQEELPNHERFFGEVFDSAILYEGEHALLWLIEALNGQRDIASVPNLMYRTAAGVQQNKEVYTEKTTALPLPDFDGFPLDLYFVPERIIPYLATRGCYWGRCTFCDHGQGYFDQYRGMTAQLVVEQVKALRDKYQCRHFLFADESYPPALFKRVSQILVDQNVGIKWTTLIRFEETLQDQAVWDLAAKAGCCTLYYGMESANERVLNLMDKHAKKSVIQNNLHQAAKAGIWNHVMAFYGFPGETMDEALETRQFVIDNQPVIHSVELFYFVAYRHTPMVRNPEKFGITIHKQEEYDLPLDYYYTLNEPVGISCMDAMQLCEEFYKNDFQPWAVRVNAREHVFLYISKFGTNRLPQIYAQRQTVGASDSVSGLVTWPVSMGEGEDGKEGMSRVMSHGAGS; this is translated from the coding sequence ATGAGCACCACTGGCTTAGTACAGATCGACGGGCTAACGCCCATCAAGAAGGAAGACCACAAGACCTCGAAGGTCATGCTGCTGTTTCCGCCTGAGTGGGTGCCGACGGCGCCTTATCTGGCCTTGCCATGCTTGACCGCCATTCTCCGCGGAGCGGGGCATACCGTCGTGCAGCGTGACATCAACATCGAGATGTACGACCACTTCTTCACCACGGAGTTCCTGATCTGGGTCAGGGCGCGGCAGGCCATGCACCTCAAGGCGTTGCAGATGAAGGAGAAGCGGGGAGAGCTGACGGACCACGAGGCCGGCCAGTTGTCGATCCTGGAGCAGGTGATGACGCTCGACGTGTTCGACCTCGCGGCGCGGGCAGAGGAGGCCAAGAACGTCGTGCGTGGGCAGCAGTTCTACGAGGCGGATAAGCTCGAGGCTGCGTTGAACTCATTCCGGGAAACGATGCAGTTCATCTCCTCCGCCTACTATCCGGCTTCGCTGGTGTTCTATCCAATGGAGAGCAACCTCGGGTACAGGCCGGGCGTCTCGAAGGAACTCCTCGCTTGTCTCGACGACGAGCAGGTGAACGTCTACCGCGACATCTGCAACCAGCTGGTGCTTCCGTCGGTGAGCAAGGAGAAGCCGCAAGTGGTGGGCATCTCGATCGGCACGCAGATGCAGCTCATCGCGGGACTCACGTTCTGTAAGATGATCAAGGAGACGTTCCCCAACGTGCACATCGTGGTCGGTGGTAACGTGATCACGCGTCTCCAGGAAGAGCTCCCGAATCACGAGAGGTTTTTCGGGGAAGTCTTTGATTCAGCGATCCTTTATGAAGGTGAACATGCGCTGCTCTGGCTGATCGAAGCATTGAACGGCCAGCGGGACATCGCGTCCGTTCCGAACCTCATGTATCGGACGGCGGCAGGTGTTCAACAGAACAAGGAAGTCTATACGGAGAAGACGACGGCCTTGCCGCTGCCAGACTTTGACGGCTTTCCGCTCGATCTCTATTTCGTGCCGGAGCGGATCATTCCCTACCTCGCGACGCGCGGGTGCTACTGGGGGCGCTGCACGTTTTGCGACCATGGGCAGGGGTATTTCGATCAATACCGGGGCATGACGGCGCAGCTGGTCGTTGAGCAGGTCAAGGCGTTGCGGGACAAGTATCAGTGCCGGCATTTCCTGTTTGCAGACGAATCCTATCCGCCGGCCCTCTTCAAGAGGGTGTCCCAGATACTTGTGGACCAGAATGTGGGCATCAAGTGGACCACGCTGATCCGTTTTGAGGAAACGCTGCAAGATCAAGCCGTCTGGGATCTGGCGGCGAAGGCCGGCTGCTGCACCCTCTATTACGGCATGGAGTCGGCGAACGAGCGCGTGCTGAATCTCATGGACAAGCATGCGAAGAAGAGCGTGATCCAGAATAATCTGCATCAGGCGGCGAAAGCCGGCATCTGGAACCACGTGATGGCCTTCTACGGATTCCCCGGCGAGACGATGGACGAGGCGTTGGAGACCAGGCAGTTCGTGATCGACAATCAGCCCGTGATCCACTCGGTCGAGCTGTTCTATTTCGTGGCCTACCGGCACACGCCGATGGTGCGCAATCCGGAGAAGTTCGGCATTACGATCCACAAGCAGGAGGAGTACGACCTCCCGCTGGACTACTATTACACGTTGAACGAGCCGGTGGGGATTTCCTGCATGGATGCGATGCAGCTCTGCGAGGAGTTCTACAAGAACGACTTTCAGCCTTGGGCCGTCCGCGTGAACGCCCGCGAGCACGTCTTCCTCTATATCTCGAAGTTCGGGACGAACAGGCTGCCGCAGATCTACGCGCAGCGGCAGACGGTGGGAGCGTCAGATAGTGTCTCGGGGTTGGTCACGTGGCCCGTTTCCATGGGCGAGGGAGAGGACGGAAAAGAGGGCATGAGCCGGGTGATGAGTCACGGCGCGGGCAGTTAG